Proteins from a genomic interval of Deinococcus sp. QL22:
- a CDS encoding prominin family protein codes for MEMFLFLILSYLIFGLMFGFWSIFALVLRRFGYPFPTPVVFGLAGVMAAFLLGFIYLWQP; via the coding sequence ATGGAAATGTTCCTCTTCCTGATCTTGAGCTACCTTATTTTTGGCCTGATGTTCGGGTTCTGGAGCATTTTCGCCCTCGTCCTGCGGCGCTTCGGTTATCCCTTCCCCACCCCGGTCGTCTTCGGGCTGGCAGGCGTCATGGCTGCCTTCCTATTGGGCTTCATTTATCTCTGGCAACCGTAG
- a CDS encoding integrase core domain-containing protein produces MYVDRLREAGLLPSISRKGNPYDNARMESFYKTLKTEEVDLQDYLDFDDAQRHINHFIGQLYNEERLHSSLGYVPPAEFATRYHSAYW; encoded by the coding sequence GTGTACGTTGATCGGCTTCGGGAGGCCGGTCTGCTTCCGAGCATATCCAGAAAGGGCAATCCCTACGACAACGCCCGGATGGAAAGCTTTTACAAAACCCTGAAAACGGAGGAAGTTGATCTACAGGATTATCTCGACTTCGACGACGCACAGCGCCACATCAACCATTTCATCGGTCAGCTGTACAACGAAGAACGGCTGCACTCCAGTCTCGGCTATGTCCCACCGGCTGAGTTCGCCACCCGATATCATTCCGCTTATTGGTAG
- a CDS encoding SMI1/KNR4 family protein: MHDIADLVSELPPPRTPVNAPSDAEVEKVEEKYGIKFPDDFKDFMKVYGSGIIYDTFIIFNVGSPDYVSEIDLSSGFYINHANNWPKEYHLKLWPQAPGIFPMGRSTQGHTLFWLVTVSGEISGFVIFDPKSPTYMYYEYLFTIFISHCISGDFSYIHGGFPSSSEPFKPVG, from the coding sequence ATGCACGACATTGCTGATTTGGTAAGCGAACTCCCTCCACCACGAACCCCGGTCAACGCTCCTTCCGATGCTGAAGTTGAGAAAGTTGAAGAAAAATATGGAATCAAATTCCCAGACGATTTCAAAGATTTTATGAAAGTTTACGGCTCTGGCATCATCTATGACACCTTTATTATCTTTAATGTTGGTAGTCCCGATTATGTTTCCGAAATCGACTTATCCAGCGGCTTCTATATAAATCATGCAAATAACTGGCCTAAAGAATACCATCTAAAACTTTGGCCCCAAGCTCCAGGTATATTTCCTATGGGTCGATCTACTCAAGGACATACTTTGTTTTGGCTTGTAACAGTGAGCGGGGAAATTAGCGGCTTTGTCATTTTTGATCCGAAAAGCCCAACATATATGTACTACGAGTACCTTTTTACAATATTCATAAGTCACTGTATTTCAGGTGACTTTTCTTATATACACGGGGGATTTCCCTCATCATCTGAACCTTTTAAACCTGTTGGGTAA
- a CDS encoding IS701 family transposase: MRLFLPRDWTGDLQRMKAAGVPEEHQQTQSKWAVALEELDRLRPQLNFGLVLADAGYGATAAFRQALSERQLQWSVGIHSTQKVYPADVQLLPSVKPVHGRRSKYPTPSQPRQTVRETLANAVWHQVVWRQGTKAPLSGRFAAQYVCLADGTEYRQGQHLPGQAAWIIGEERRGGERKYSACNLPPETSFEHLVEVTKRRWACELTHRELKQEVGLDHFEGRSWRGLHHHAQLCMMALLFLQWLRLSQPDDLRGDSVPAIREELAGAVLLVRCITCCSCTGLFSGP; this comes from the coding sequence CTGCGCCTCTTTCTCCCCCGAGACTGGACGGGTGATCTGCAGCGGATGAAAGCTGCTGGTGTTCCTGAGGAACACCAGCAAACGCAGAGCAAGTGGGCCGTTGCCTTGGAGGAACTTGATCGTCTTCGGCCACAGTTGAATTTCGGTCTGGTGCTTGCAGATGCGGGTTACGGGGCCACTGCCGCTTTCAGGCAAGCCCTCAGCGAACGTCAACTTCAATGGTCTGTCGGCATTCACTCGACGCAGAAGGTGTATCCCGCCGATGTTCAACTCCTGCCCAGCGTTAAACCGGTTCATGGACGGCGTTCCAAGTACCCGACACCGTCTCAACCACGTCAGACTGTCCGAGAGACATTGGCAAACGCGGTTTGGCATCAGGTGGTGTGGCGGCAAGGAACGAAAGCTCCGCTCTCTGGACGATTCGCTGCTCAATACGTGTGCCTTGCGGATGGCACAGAATATCGGCAAGGGCAACACCTCCCAGGTCAAGCCGCCTGGATCATCGGAGAAGAAAGGCGTGGTGGTGAGCGAAAGTACTCCGCCTGCAACCTTCCTCCCGAGACATCGTTTGAGCACCTCGTTGAGGTGACCAAGCGGCGTTGGGCTTGCGAATTGACCCATCGGGAATTGAAACAGGAGGTGGGTCTAGATCATTTCGAGGGGCGTTCATGGCGTGGTCTACATCATCATGCACAGCTGTGCATGATGGCTCTGCTCTTTCTCCAGTGGTTGCGACTCAGCCAACCGGATGACCTGAGAGGCGACTCTGTGCCTGCAATTCGAGAGGAACTGGCAGGAGCAGTCCTGCTAGTTCGCTGCATAACCTGCTGTTCCTGTACTGGTCTTTTCAGCGGCCCCTGA
- a CDS encoding transposase produces MSDEQWERLEPLLPPLIGRGRPYLVHRAIVSGIVWVLRTGVPWRDVPDRGDLLCS; encoded by the coding sequence ATTAGTGATGAACAGTGGGAACGTCTGGAGCCGCTTTTACCTCCATTAATTGGACGCGGGCGTCCGTATCTGGTGCATCGAGCCATTGTCAGTGGCATCGTCTGGGTTCTGCGAACCGGTGTGCCATGGCGTGATGTCCCTGACCGTGGCGACCTGCTCTGCAGTTAA